ACGATGAAGGGCCCCACGGTGTTGGGCATGATGTGCCGGAAGGCGATGCGCAGATGGGTGAGGCCCAGCGCGCGCGCGGCTTCCACGTATTGGAACTCGCGGATCGAGAGCACGCTCGACCGGATGACGCGGGCGGCGCGCGGCATGATCGGGATCGAGATCGCGAGGATCACGTTCGGGATGGACGGCCCGAGCGCCGCAGCCATGACGAGCGCCAGGACGAGGAGCGGCAGCCCCTGGAGGATGTCCATGACGCGCTGGACCACGAGGTCGGTCTTGCCGCCGACGTAGCCCGACAGGAGCCCGATGACGCCGCCCAGCACCGAGGCGACGAGGGTCGAGCCCAGGCCCACCAAAAGAGACACGCGCGCCCCATGGAGGATGCGGGAGTAGATGTCACGGCCCAGGTGGTCGGTGCCGAGCCAGTGCGCCGCGCTCGGCGGCGCCAGCGTGACGGCGGCGTCGGTGGCGATGGGATCGTGGGTCTGCAGCACGTTGGCGAAGATCGCGGCGAACGCGATCAGCAGCATGATGACGCCGCCGGCCGCGCCGAGAGGCTTCTTGCGGCAGAAGCGCAGGAGCATCACCCACATCCCGTCGCGGGAGGGTCGCGCTGCGGGCGCGGCGACGGCCACGGCCGCCCCGCTAGCTGCCATAGCGCACCCGCGGGTCGAGCACGCCGTAGAGCATGTCCACGGCGAGGTTCGAGAAGATCACGACCATGGCGATGAACATGACGAGGGTCTGCACGATCGGGTAGTCGCGCCACAGGATGGCCTGCACGAGGAAGCGCGCGATGCCCGGCAGGTTGAAGACGGTCTCGGTGACCACGAGCCCGCCGATCAGGAACGCGAATTCGATGCCGATGATGGTCACGACGGGCAGGATCGCGTTCTTGAGCGCGTGGCTCCAGATCACAACCCGTTCCCCCTGCCCCTTGGCGCGCGCCGTCCTGATGTAATCTTCTCGCATCACTTCCAGCAGGGCCGAGCGCGTGATGCGCATGATGAGCGCCGACGAGCGGTAGCCGACCGCCATGGCGGGCAACGCGAACTGGATCGCGTGGAGCTTGAAGTTCTCGGTGGGGGGGACGTAGGTCATCGGCGGGATCCACCCGATCCAGGCCACCAGCGTCAGGATGATGACCATGCCGAGCCAGAAGGACGGCATGCTGAGCCCCGCCAGGCTCACCACGCGCAGCACGTAGTCGAGCGTCGTGTCCTGGCGCACGGCGCTGATGACGCCCGTCGGGACACCGAGGAGCACCGCGACGATCATGGACAGCGTCGCCAGCTCGATCGTGACGGGGATCAGCGGCCGGATGATCTCCCAGGCCGGCAGGTCGTAGCGGTAGGACTTGCCGAGGTCGCCGGTGGCCATGTGGCCGATCCACTCGAGGTATTGGGCCCAGACGGGCTTGTCGAGCCCGAGCTCCTTCTCGATGGCGGCACGCTCCGAAGGATTCACGTAGCCGCCGGTCGAGAAGAGGATGTCCACGATGTCCCCCGGCGCCAAGCGCAGGAGAACGAAGATCACCACCGACATCCCGAAGAGCGTCAGTCCCGCGATGCCCAGGCGCTGGAGGAGATAGTTCTTCACCCCAGGCGCGCTACTTGTCCCGCCACACGTCCTGCATACGGCCGAAGTTGTAGATGTCGTTGTGCGGGATCATGTTGTGCACGTACGGCCAGTGCGAGAAGTAGTCGAGCCGCCAGTCGAGGAGCGGCCGCGGCGCGTCCTCCTCGAGCTTCTTCTGCAGCGCCACGACCATCCCGAGCCGCTTCTGCGGGTTGACCTCCTGCGACTGCTGGTCGATCATCCTCCCCACCTGCTCGCTGCAGTAATGGCTGTAGTTGCGCGGCGAGCCGCAGGCGTAGTTCTCGTAGAAGTTGGCGTCGGGATCGTCGATGCCGAGGCCCGTCAGGTTGGCGCCGATCTGGTAGTCGCCGCGCGTGGCCGTCGCGTGCCACTGCGCCGTCTCGATTTGCTTGAGCGTCGCGTCGATGCCGATCTGCTTGAGCTCGTTGATGACGAAGGAGGCCATGTCCACGTAGATGGCGATGGCCCGCGTCGCCATCTCGACTTTGAGCGGCTTCTCGGGCGTGTAGCCGAGCTCGGCCATGATCTTCCTGGCCTTGACCTTCTCGTCGGCCGGCTTGCCGTAGCCCGGGAGCGCCAGCAATCCCTGCTCAGCGATGCCCCAGATGCCCCACGGCTTGGGCGGCAGCGACGCGCCCACGACGGCGCCGCCCTGGTGGACGGCCTGAATGAGGCCCCGGCGGTCGATCGCGTAGCTCACGGCCAGGCGCACCTTGATGTTGTCGAAGGGCGGCTTCTTGACGTTCATGATGATGTTGTCGTTGACCGTCTGCCCCACGGTGGTGACGACCAACTGCGGCACGGCCTTCTTGACCTGCTCCGCGGAGGTCTTGGTCATCTCCCCGGGGAACGAGACGTCGAGCTTGCCGGCCTGGAGCGCGGAGACCCGCGTGCCGCGGTTCTCGATGACGACGTAGCGCAGGCTGTCGAGGTACGGCCGGTCCTTGACGAAGTAGTCCGTGTTCTTGACGTAGTCGACGAACTCGCCCTTGCGCCACTCCTTGACCTTGAAGGGCCCGGTGCCGATGCAGCCCGTGCGGTAGCTCGCGGGCGGCACGTGGGCGGCGTAGATGGGCGTGTAGCCCGAGGCAAACATGATCAGGAGCGAGGGCTGGGGGCGCTTGAGGCGGAAGACCACCGTGTGAGGATCGGGCGCCTCGATGGCCTCGATGTTGGCGTACCAATCCTTGCGCGGGTTGATGCGGAGCTTGGCCTGCGCCTCCGGCGCCTCGCGCACCATGTCGAAGGTGAACTTGACGTCCTTCGAGGTGAAGGGCTTGCCGTCGTGCCACTTGACGTCCTTGCGGAGAAAGAACACGAGGTTTCTAAAGTTGTCCTGCCAGGACCACTTCTCGGCCAGCTCGCCCACGAGGGTGTCTACGCTTTCCGTGCGCTTGTGCTGGTCGAAGAAGACGAGGTTGCTGAAGCAGGGCAGCGACGGGAAGCTCACCGATATCGTCGACGTCTCGTGGACGGCGAAGCCCTGGGGCAGGTCCTCGCGCAGCATGATGTTGAGATGCCCTCCGGGCCTTGGCGTCTGGGCCTGGGCGGGCGTGGAGGTCACGAGCGCGGCGGCCCCGAAGGCCAGCCACACGGCGGCGGCAACACGGAAACGGGTCATTGTCTTCCTCCCCTTTACCCCGGTCGGCCGCGACCTGCCGGCTCATGTCCTTAGGGCGGGAATTCCTCGGTCTGTCGCGGGAAGACCCCGCGCCACACGCGAATATCCGCGAAGGGGCGCGCGCGCTCAACCCTTCTGCGCCTGCGTTACGCGATGCGTCAGGCGCGCGAGGGCACGGAGGGGCGACCGGGGGGGGCGCGGCTAGCACGCGCCGAGGCTTGGGGACGACGCCAGCCGCAGGACGCGGACTTTCGTCATGACCCACTCCTCTCCGTGTTTCTCCTGGATCGCCTCGACAATGTCCCCGACGTGGATGTCCCCCCGCGCGATGGGATAGCCGTCCACGCCGTAACAACGCGTCGCGGCGTCGGTCGTGAGCGGGCAGGTCACGTCCTCCGAGTCGAGGACGAAGATGCCGCCCTGGCTGTCGGTCTCGACAATGAGACCGCGGACCGGCGCCGTGCCCGAGACCTCGGCGTGGCCCGCGTCAAGAGCCAGAAGTCCGGCGAAGGGCCACCCCGCGAGCAACACGCGGCCGTTCATGGCCCGCCTCGCCCGGCCCCACGACGCGCGTCGCGGCGCGTGAGGAGCTCCTCGAGGGTCACGGGCCGCATGCCCCCACGCCGGCGCAGCTCGGGGTCGGCCACGATGGGCCGGCTGCGGATGCGCGACGCGAGGCCGCTCCGCACGGCGCGCTCGGCGTACAGCCGGCAGAGCGCGCGGCACATGAGCGGCCGCCCGCGGTTGTAGCCGAAGCGCCCCTTGTATTCGAGCGCCGACAGCGCGTGTCCGCGCAGGTGCGTGTTGGTCAGCTGGCGGAAGCGCGCGCCGCAGATGAGGCACACGATCTGCTCCTCCTCCACCGCTCGGCGCGGGTCACGGCGGAGGATGGCGAGCCAGTCGCCCGACCGGCTCCGCGGCGCGGCGGAAGGCTCGAACATGGCGGACACGGGGCTCCACTCGGCGCGGTCCATCACCGCACCACCTTTGCCTGCGCGCCGTCGGCGGCAGGGGCTTCCGCACGCCGCTCGGCCGCCATGAGGAACCCGTGCCACTGCCGCACGGCGTCGTCGTACCGATGGAGCACGGCCGTCCGCTCCCGATCGAAGCCGATGCGCTCCGAGGCCATGCCGGCGCCGAAGCCCAGCGCGAGGAGGTAGAGCGACAGACCGCCCAGCACGACCATCCGGCCTCGAGTCATCATCATGACGGTGTCCTTTCCGGTGTGGTGAGGGTTCACGGCTGCGCTCCAAGCGTGATGAGCCACGGGGCGAAGCGCATCTCAGAGCCCCTGCCTGCCGTCCCCGCCGGCCGCCGCGCTACGGGACGACGGATCCTCGACGAGGCGCACGCGCGCCTGCGCCTCCGGGTCCGAGCCTGCCAGGTCTCGCGCCATGCGGAGCCCCTTCTCCACCACGTCGCGGTCTCCGAGACGGGCGAATGCCTCCGTGGCGAGGAGAACGCCGTCGAGCGACTGCTGGCCGCGGGCGCGGAAGAGCGCGGAGAGATAGAGCCGGCGCGCCTCGGGCTCGGCGGTCCCGCGGTTCTGTGTCGCCTCGCCGAGACGGAGGATCGCATCGCCGGCGGCCAGAAATCCCTCCCACCTCCGGCTCGCGATCGCGGCCCGGTACGCCTCGTGCCGCGCCGTCTCGGCCGACGTGAGATCGCCCCGCTCGATGGCCTGGTCCATGTTTTCTAGTGGCGCCAACCACGGCGTCTCCGGCTTCGGCGCCGGATCGCCTCCGCGTGCCGTTGTCACCTCCAGCGCGGCCGCGAGCGTCGCGGCTGCCAGAACGACGTAGATGAAGAGCCGCTGTGATCTTTTGGTACCCATGGCGTTCTCCTCCTGGGACCTGAACGTCCCGCTCATGACCGATGCTGCCGGAGCTTGGCCGCTTCGCATGCCCCTACAGTTCGCAAGCGCGATGCCAGGGGGAGACGTCAAACAAATCAACATCTTGTGGTGATCGATCAGGCTGGTCAGTGGTAAGGAGTGGTAAAAACTTGATCAGTAGGTTGAGCAGCGGACGAGAGGGCAGACGGTGGGCCCGGCGCCGCGCCAGGTTGACCCGTCAGTCGGCCCGTGCCACCAGCGTGCGCAAAGGAGAATGGAATTCGCTCACTGACCTCGCTGCTCGCCGCGCTCGGCTTCCTGCTTCCGGGCGCGGCGTGGGCCACGGACGACCCCTGCGCCAACCGCCGCACACTCGACCCGCTCTACCGTGATGCGGACGGGAATCTCACGGCCGACGCGCCCAACAACAAGTCGAAGTGGAAGAGCCTCGCTCTCGCTTTCCCGCTCGGCGTGCTCGCGGCGCGCAACATCGTCGCCAGCCCGCTCGTGCGCTATGGCGCCAAGCTCTGTCTCGTCGCCGTCTTCGCGGTCGTCCTCTTCGCCGAAGTCGCAGTCACCGCCATCCGCAAGCGCGTGCTCTAGCTCCGGCCCCGCGGGGGCGGTGCTATACTGCCGCCGCATGTCCGGCCCCGAATTCGACGGCGCCCCGCCCGCTCCCGATCCTTCCGCGGCCCCGCCGCGGCCCTTCTTCCGCCCGTGGGCGACCTGGCTCTCGACGGCCCTCGTGACAGGACTCATCGGCTATCTCTTCATGCTGACGCCCGGCGGGCCGCTCGATCGTCTCCACCGGCCGGAGGACTCGCTCGAGCGGCTGACGGAGCGCGAGATGGACGTGCGCGCGGCGCTCCGCCATGCAACCCCGTGGGAGCGCCGCCTCTACGCCCTGCTCTCCGGAGGGGACGAGGGCATCGACGACTGGATCCGCTGGCACGAGGAGCTGGCCGAGGTCTCGACGTCGCCCGACGTGGAGCTCTCCCGGTTGATCCTGCTCGGCGAGACGCGCCAGACGGAGGCCCTGCGGTCGGCCCTGGACGACCGGGAGGACGACGACGCGGCGGCGACGCGCAGGAGGGACTGGATCGAGGCCGCCTACCTCGAACCGTCTCTCAGCCGCGCCACCGGGCGAGCGCTCATCACCGAGGTGCGCGACGAGCTTCCCGCGGGCTGGTTCGCCGACGCGCTCGTCGCGCGCCTCGCGCGCCGCTCGGGCGACGCCATCGCGCGCCAGCAGGCCGAGTCCGCCATCGCGGCGCGCGGTTCGGTCCTGCTCCGCCGCTGGCGCGCGCTCGAGGCCGCGGGACTGCTGCTGGCCGTGGCGGGCCTCGCGACCGTGGCCGTCATGCTCCTGACCCATGCAGATCTGAAGGTGGCAGACGCCCGCGTGCCGGACGGCTTCTCGCTCGCGGAGGGCTACGCGCTGTTCATCCGGGGCGTGCTCGGCTTTCTCGTCCTGGGCGCCGGCTTGGGCCTGATGATTCCCGACGACAGCGCGCTCGACGCCCTCACGGGCCCGGCGTCCGTGGCGCCCGTCCTTCTCTACGCCGCCTGGTACCTGCGCTCACGCGGCCTGTCCTTCACCGCGGCCTTCGGGCTCTTGCCCGGCCGGGATCGTCTCGTCACCGTCGCCTGGGTCTCCCTCGCTCTCGTCGGGCTCCAGCTGGCAGGCGAGAGCCTGATCGGAACGGCGCTCGACGCCCTGCGCCTCAGCTCGCACTGGGCCGACGGGCTCCAGGAAAACCTCATATGGGGCTCGTGGGGGCTCGTAGCCCGCGAGACGATCGGCAGCGCGCTCTGGGCGCCGCTCGGCGAAGAGGTGGCCTTCCGCGGCGTCCTCTACCCTGCGCTCCGTAGGCACTTCGGCGTCGCGCCGGCAGCGGCGCTCTCTGCGGCCGTCTTCGCGGTCGCGCACGGCTACGGAGTGCTTGGCTTCGCCGCGGTCTTCTGGAGCGGCATCCTCTGGGCGCTGGCCTACGAGCGGACCGGGACCCTCTGGCCCTGCATCGTCGCGCACGCTGCCGGCAACCTGGCGGCGACGGTCGGCGTCGTCACTCTCCTGAGGAGCTAGCGCTTCAACGAACGCAGGAGGGCGGCGATGCCCGCCTCGCCGACCTGCGTGTCCTGCTCGCCGGTGCCGCCGCTCACGCCGATGCCGCCGACCACCTCGCCCTCCACCTCGATGGGGAAGCCGCCGACAAAAATCGCGAACTTGCCCGGGTGCATGGCGTGGATGCCGAAGGCCTCGTTGCCCGGCAGCGCGGGACCGCCGGGCGGCGCGTTGAATTTGTGGGTGGCGCGCCGGTGGCCGGCCGCGGTGAAGGCCTTGGCGATGGCGATCTCGACCCCGGTGAGGCGCGCCCCCGTCATCCGATGGAGGGCGATGGGGTGCCCGCCGTCGTCGCAGACGCAAACGGTCTCGGCGACGCTGATCTCCTTGGCCTTGGCCTCGGCCGCCTCCAGGATGATGCGCGCGTCCTCCAGCGTGAGCCGCTTGACCGTGATCATCCGCGCTGCCCCCCGCGACACCGGTTCACAGCACCTCCACCCATATGTCCCCGCCCTCGATCCGCACGGCGTAGGTCGCGATCGCCGCGCCCCGGGTAGGCAGGAGACACTGCCCGGTCCGCACGTCGTAGAGCCACCCGTGCCAGGGACAGGTCAGCCTGGCCCCGGCGAGCTTGCCCTCGCTGAGCGGGCCGCCGCGGTGCGAGCACGTGTCGGCGCAGGCGTAGACGCGCTCCCCGACGCGGGCCGGCACCACGCGCGTCCCGTTGACCTCCGCCAGCTTGCAGCCGCCCGACGGGACCTCCTCGAGGGAGGCCACGCGGTACTCCATGTTCGCTCAGCCCGCGTTCCGCTGCGCCTCTCCCCGCGCGGTCACATGTCTTCCTTCAGGACGAAGGCGCGGTGGAGGCCGGTCATGTACTGCCAGCGCATCTCGGTCGCCTGCCGCACCTGCTCGGCGGCCTCGGCCTGCTTCTCGGGCGTGGTCGAGTGCCCCTCGACGATCTGGTATCCGCGCTCGCCGTGGACCTCGTCCGCCTCGATGTGGATGGCGAAGAACTCCACCTCGTGGTCGGTGAAGCCGTAGTGGGTCTTGAGCGGCGGCAGGCTGCGCTGGTAGATGCCTGGCACCTGCGACTCCAGGCCGACGAGGAGCCCCGCCGCGGCGATGTGGAAGGGGCGCTGGGAGGTCTCGTAGCACCACGCCGTGAGCGCCCGGGTCGTCGGAAGCTGCTGCGCGGTCTCGACTTCCCTGCGGCTGACTCCGCAGGCCTCGGCGAAGCGGATCAGCAGGTCGACGTGCTTGACGCCCGATTCTTCTTCGATGATGTTCTCGAGCAGGAAGTCCCGGGCGTCCGAGTCTGGGCACTCGGCGTACACGGCCGCGCACCAGCGGGCGAACTGGGACACGTACTGGTAGTGCTGCGACGCCCACGAGCCGAACTGCGCCCGCGTCAGCTCCCCCTTGACCCACGTCTCCGTGAAGGGATTCATGCGGCTGTGCTTGGCCGCGACCGCAGCCTCGAGGCGCTGGCGGAACGGGCTCTTCGTCTCGCTCATCTCGTGCTCCTTGTCTGTGAGGGTTGTCGCGAGACGACCTATAGTAGGCACTCGGCCGGACGCCGTCGAGCCCCGCCTAGTCGTAGAGGTGGCAGGCGACCTCTTGGCCATGAGAGGACTTGAGCCGGGGCTCCTCCCGCGAGCAGTGCGCCATGACCTTGGGACAGCGCGGGTGGAAGCGGCACCCGGCCGGCGGGTTGAGCGGGCTCGGCACTTCACCGGCCAGCACGATCTCCTCACGCTGCTCGTCCGGGTGCGCGGGAAGCGCGGCGGCGAAGAGCGCCTGCGTATAGGGATGCTGGGGCGCCGACGCCACGCGCGCCGCCGCCCCCACTTCGACGATGCGACCCAGATACATCACGGCGATCACGTGGCTCATGTGGGCGACCGCCGCCAGGTCGTGGGCAATGAAGAGGTAGGCGAGCCCCCGTTCCTTTTGGAGGTCGCGCAGCAGGTTCAGGATCTGGGCGCGGATCGAGACATCGAGGGCCGAGACCGGCTCGTCGAGGACCACCAGCCGCGGCGACAGGGCGAGCGCACGGGCGATGGCGATGCGCTGGCGCTGGCCGCCCGAGAACTCGTGGGGGAAGAGGTCTTTCGACCGCGCCGGCAGCCCCACCACGTCCAGAAGCCCCGCGACGCGGGCGGCGACCGCCGCGGCGTCGAGGCGCTCGTGGGTCACCAGCGGCTCCGCGATGATGGCGTCCACTCGCATGCGCGGGTTGAGCGAGGCGAAGGGGTCCTGGAATACCGCCTGGACGCTCTTGCGGTAGCTCTGCAGGCCCTCGCCTTCGAGCCCGGCGACGTCCTGGCCCTCGAAGAGGATCTGGCCCGCCGTCGGCTTCTCGAGCCGCAGCACGAGCTTGGCGGTCGTGGTCTTGCCGCAGCCGCTCTCTCCCACGACGCCCAGTGTCCGGCCGGGCTCGATGGCGAAGGCGATGTCGTCCACGGCCCGGACCACGCCCCCGCCGCCGCCCAGGAGCCCGCGGCCCACCGGGAAGTGCTTGGTCAGGCCGCGCGCCTCGAGGAGCGGCGTCATCCTTTAATACGGCGGGCGGGCGCCTCGGCAGCCAGCCAGCAGCGCGCCCGGTGCTGGGCGGCCACGCGGGTTTCGGGCGGCGCCTCGGTGCGGCAGCGCTCGATCACCAGCGGGCAGCGCGGGTGGAAGGCGCAGCCCGGCGGCAGCGCGGCCGGGTCGGGCGGCTGGCCCTCGATGGCCGTCAGCCGCGCGGCGGTGTCGCCGAAGCGCGGAATGGACTCGATGAGCGCCCGCGTGTAGGGATGGGCCGGGGCGTCGAAGATCGTCCGCACCGGACCCGCCTCGACCAAGCGCCCCGCGTACATGACTGCCACCTGGTCGCACATCCGCGCCACGATGCCGAGGTTGTGGGTGATGAAGATCATGGCGAGCCCGTGCTCGCGCTGGATCTCGCGCAGCAGCTTGAGGTACTGCGCCTGGATCGTCACGTCCAGGCTCGTGGTCGGCTCGTCGGCGATGAGCAGCCGCGGCCCGCAGGCGATCGCGATGGCGCCGACCACCCGCTGGCGCATCCCGCCCGACAGCTCGTGGGGGTACTCGCTCACCCGCCGCTCCGGCGCCGCGATGTTCACAGCCGCCAGCAGCTCCCGGGCCCGCGTCCAGGCGCCCCGTCTCGTCATGCCCTCGTGCGCGCGCAGCGTCTCGGCGATCTGGTCGCCCACCGTGAAGAGCGGATTGAGCGAGGCCATCGGGTCCTGGAGGATCATGGCCATGCGCTTGCCGCGGATGGCGCGCATCTCGGCATCGGACTTGTCGAGGAGGTCCTCGCCCTCGAAGCGCATGGACCCGCTCGCGATCCGCGCCCCCGGCGGCAGGAGCCGCATGAGCGTCAGCGCCAGCGTCGTCTTGCCGGAACCGGACTCGCCGACGATCCCGAGGGTCTTCCCCGCTTCGAGCGTGAAGGAGACGTCGTCCACCGCGCGCGTCACGCGGGTTCCGCGCGCACCGACGTACTGGGTCGACAGCCCCGAGACTTCGAGGAGCGCGGTCACAGCTCGCGGAGCTGCGGGTCGAGCTTGACGCGGAGCCAGTCGCCGAGGAGGTTGGCCGAGAGAACCATGAACATGATGCAGAGCCCCGGCAGCACGGTCAGCCACCAGTAGCCGGCCATGAGCCCCTTCTTCCCGTCGGCCAGCATGAGCCCCCAGGCGGGCTTGGGCGGCGGCACGCCGACGCCGAGGAAGGACAGCGCGGCTTCGGTGACGATGACGATGCCCAGCA
The Candidatus Rokuibacteriota bacterium DNA segment above includes these coding regions:
- a CDS encoding heme-binding protein; the encoded protein is MITVKRLTLEDARIILEAAEAKAKEISVAETVCVCDDGGHPIALHRMTGARLTGVEIAIAKAFTAAGHRRATHKFNAPPGGPALPGNEAFGIHAMHPGKFAIFVGGFPIEVEGEVVGGIGVSGGTGEQDTQVGEAGIAALLRSLKR
- a CDS encoding ABC transporter ATP-binding protein; protein product: MTALLEVSGLSTQYVGARGTRVTRAVDDVSFTLEAGKTLGIVGESGSGKTTLALTLMRLLPPGARIASGSMRFEGEDLLDKSDAEMRAIRGKRMAMILQDPMASLNPLFTVGDQIAETLRAHEGMTRRGAWTRARELLAAVNIAAPERRVSEYPHELSGGMRQRVVGAIAIACGPRLLIADEPTTSLDVTIQAQYLKLLREIQREHGLAMIFITHNLGIVARMCDQVAVMYAGRLVEAGPVRTIFDAPAHPYTRALIESIPRFGDTAARLTAIEGQPPDPAALPPGCAFHPRCPLVIERCRTEAPPETRVAAQHRARCWLAAEAPARRIKG
- a CDS encoding type II CAAX endopeptidase family protein — its product is MSGPEFDGAPPAPDPSAAPPRPFFRPWATWLSTALVTGLIGYLFMLTPGGPLDRLHRPEDSLERLTEREMDVRAALRHATPWERRLYALLSGGDEGIDDWIRWHEELAEVSTSPDVELSRLILLGETRQTEALRSALDDREDDDAAATRRRDWIEAAYLEPSLSRATGRALITEVRDELPAGWFADALVARLARRSGDAIARQQAESAIAARGSVLLRRWRALEAAGLLLAVAGLATVAVMLLTHADLKVADARVPDGFSLAEGYALFIRGVLGFLVLGAGLGLMIPDDSALDALTGPASVAPVLLYAAWYLRSRGLSFTAAFGLLPGRDRLVTVAWVSLALVGLQLAGESLIGTALDALRLSSHWADGLQENLIWGSWGLVARETIGSALWAPLGEEVAFRGVLYPALRRHFGVAPAAALSAAVFAVAHGYGVLGFAAVFWSGILWALAYERTGTLWPCIVAHAAGNLAATVGVVTLLRS
- a CDS encoding MucR family transcriptional regulator, with the translated sequence MDRAEWSPVSAMFEPSAAPRSRSGDWLAILRRDPRRAVEEEQIVCLICGARFRQLTNTHLRGHALSALEYKGRFGYNRGRPLMCRALCRLYAERAVRSGLASRIRSRPIVADPELRRRGGMRPVTLEELLTRRDARRGAGRGGP
- a CDS encoding ABC transporter permease, with product MKNYLLQRLGIAGLTLFGMSVVIFVLLRLAPGDIVDILFSTGGYVNPSERAAIEKELGLDKPVWAQYLEWIGHMATGDLGKSYRYDLPAWEIIRPLIPVTIELATLSMIVAVLLGVPTGVISAVRQDTTLDYVLRVVSLAGLSMPSFWLGMVIILTLVAWIGWIPPMTYVPPTENFKLHAIQFALPAMAVGYRSSALIMRITRSALLEVMREDYIRTARAKGQGERVVIWSHALKNAILPVVTIIGIEFAFLIGGLVVTETVFNLPGIARFLVQAILWRDYPIVQTLVMFIAMVVIFSNLAVDMLYGVLDPRVRYGS
- a CDS encoding ABC transporter substrate-binding protein; amino-acid sequence: MTRFRVAAAVWLAFGAAALVTSTPAQAQTPRPGGHLNIMLREDLPQGFAVHETSTISVSFPSLPCFSNLVFFDQHKRTESVDTLVGELAEKWSWQDNFRNLVFFLRKDVKWHDGKPFTSKDVKFTFDMVREAPEAQAKLRINPRKDWYANIEAIEAPDPHTVVFRLKRPQPSLLIMFASGYTPIYAAHVPPASYRTGCIGTGPFKVKEWRKGEFVDYVKNTDYFVKDRPYLDSLRYVVIENRGTRVSALQAGKLDVSFPGEMTKTSAEQVKKAVPQLVVTTVGQTVNDNIIMNVKKPPFDNIKVRLAVSYAIDRRGLIQAVHQGGAVVGASLPPKPWGIWGIAEQGLLALPGYGKPADEKVKARKIMAELGYTPEKPLKVEMATRAIAIYVDMASFVINELKQIGIDATLKQIETAQWHATATRGDYQIGANLTGLGIDDPDANFYENYACGSPRNYSHYCSEQVGRMIDQQSQEVNPQKRLGMVVALQKKLEEDAPRPLLDWRLDYFSHWPYVHNMIPHNDIYNFGRMQDVWRDK
- a CDS encoding dipeptide ABC transporter ATP-binding protein, which encodes MTPLLEARGLTKHFPVGRGLLGGGGGVVRAVDDIAFAIEPGRTLGVVGESGCGKTTTAKLVLRLEKPTAGQILFEGQDVAGLEGEGLQSYRKSVQAVFQDPFASLNPRMRVDAIIAEPLVTHERLDAAAVAARVAGLLDVVGLPARSKDLFPHEFSGGQRQRIAIARALALSPRLVVLDEPVSALDVSIRAQILNLLRDLQKERGLAYLFIAHDLAAVAHMSHVIAVMYLGRIVEVGAAARVASAPQHPYTQALFAAALPAHPDEQREEIVLAGEVPSPLNPPAGCRFHPRCPKVMAHCSREEPRLKSSHGQEVACHLYD
- a CDS encoding Rieske (2Fe-2S) protein, translated to MEYRVASLEEVPSGGCKLAEVNGTRVVPARVGERVYACADTCSHRGGPLSEGKLAGARLTCPWHGWLYDVRTGQCLLPTRGAAIATYAVRIEGGDIWVEVL
- a CDS encoding ABC transporter permease — protein: MLLRFCRKKPLGAAGGVIMLLIAFAAIFANVLQTHDPIATDAAVTLAPPSAAHWLGTDHLGRDIYSRILHGARVSLLVGLGSTLVASVLGGVIGLLSGYVGGKTDLVVQRVMDILQGLPLLVLALVMAAALGPSIPNVILAISIPIMPRAARVIRSSVLSIREFQYVEAARALGLTHLRIAFRHIMPNTVGPFIVLGTAQLGSAILVEAALSFLGLGVPEPYPSWGRMLSVSAAEYAQKAPHLVLFPGIAISLAVFGANLLGDALRDTLDPRLRGA
- a CDS encoding iron-containing redox enzyme family protein, which produces MSETKSPFRQRLEAAVAAKHSRMNPFTETWVKGELTRAQFGSWASQHYQYVSQFARWCAAVYAECPDSDARDFLLENIIEEESGVKHVDLLIRFAEACGVSRREVETAQQLPTTRALTAWCYETSQRPFHIAAAGLLVGLESQVPGIYQRSLPPLKTHYGFTDHEVEFFAIHIEADEVHGERGYQIVEGHSTTPEKQAEAAEQVRQATEMRWQYMTGLHRAFVLKEDM